One part of the Solanum dulcamara chromosome 8, daSolDulc1.2, whole genome shotgun sequence genome encodes these proteins:
- the LOC129901247 gene encoding uncharacterized protein LOC129901247, which produces MGFLSFLGRVLFASVFILSAWQMFNEFGEDGGPAAKELAPKVAGLQDFLESKMGAGAPKIDVRHVVAAFMVLKGLGGLLLVFGSFTGAVLLMCYLIMATPLLHDDISHFNLGEPQYLIALQEFLQCVAFLGALLFFVGMKNSINRRLPKKKTHKPKTG; this is translated from the exons ATGGGGTTCTTGTCATTTCTTGGAAGGGTCCTCTTTGCTTCTGTTTTCATCCTTTCTGCTTGGCAAAt GTTCAATGAATTTGGGGAAGATGGTGGGCCTGCTGCAAAGGAATTGGCTCCCAAAGTGGCTGGTCTGCAGGATTTTCTTGAATCCAAGATGGGGGCAGGGGCACCAAAAATTGAT GTTAGGCATGTGGTAGCAGCTTTCATGGTTCTAAAAGGATTGGGTGGATTGCTATTAGTATTCGGTAGCTTCACTGGTGCTGTTCTACTG ATGTGTTACTTGATAATGGCCACTCCGCTTCTGCACGATGATATCAGCCACTTTAACCTTGGAGAACCACAGTATCTCATTGCCCTACAAGAGTTCCTCCAG TGTGTGGCATTCCTTGGTGCATTGCTGTTTTTCGTGGGGATGAAGAACTCGATTAACCGGAGGCTACCAAAGAAAAAGACCCACAAGCCCAAGACAGGTTAG